The window TACAGTCCTACGGTTTTCATTCAGCATTTTTCATCTAATTGAGAGCATGCTTACCTCATTATCAGCACACATCCTTGCTATAGAACCAATGTTATTGGTGATAGTAATTAAAGTAGCTCTTGCTAGATCTTCTTTACTAACagattctctcttttccttataGATCATGTTCCCAAAACTGCAGGGAGAGAAGGATGAAAaaggggatggaggagggaagcAAAGATGGAGAGGCCAAATCTGTTATAAGTAAATAAGGCAACCTGTTATTATAGACTTAAGAACTTCCCACAGCCATGGAAACagctttttttcttcaaagatttaaaaatgatCTAAGGTTGATCTTAACACACACAAAACTAGTTATATAGAATATTCAAAGTAAAAATTATAGCTAAGAGTGACTATATGAAAATTCAAGTACTACTCATTCTTAGAAGGAATGGAAGGCTACCAAACTACCTATTTGTAAAACTTTTACACAGAATCTAGGAAAATTTACTGTTCTATAAGCCCCCCTAAGAAGGAAATGTTTTGATCCCTTTCGCTAAATTGTTATTGTGCAATATTTAGTAATTTTTAGTTGCCCCCTCAAACTAGGTTAACACAGCAGTCTTATCTacataaaattctattcatacaATTGTTTGCTAAATATTTAATTCGTTTCCCAAAATTAAATAACCCCTGTGAGTGATTCAAGAATTTAACTTACCTAGATGCTACAGCCCACCCTGGCAAGCCAAATCTTTCATAATCTCCTCCATAAATATCACGGACCAATTTATCAGCATGGGTGCTGTCACCTTTGGAAGCCATTTCAAGAGCTTCTTCAAAACTTTCACAGCCCGTCAGTAAGCTGCATAAGCCCAGAAATGTGCCACCTCCCaggctagagagagagagacagagacagacacacttCATGAGAGTTCCATTATATCCTTTCCCCAGGATTGTTTCTCAAAAGCTAAGACATTGAAAATTTTCAATATCTGTGTACCTACTAGGGTAGGCACAGAAATATTAACATAAGAGAAAATAGTGAACTAGACAAATTAAGAAAAATGTGCTCCACCTTTGTGGACTCTCCTCCAAATTAGCTGGTTTCTCCCAGAAACCTCCACTTTAAAAAGGATGCCAAGACTACTCAAATCTTCATATTCCTGCCCTCTCCTGATTCTCCAGTTTTTCAACCATGCCCCCTTGACCAagtaccttctttttcttttacctccttttcagcttccttttatattgtgtcttcctcctttagaatttaagttccttgaaggtagaggttatctttctttctgcttgtatttgtattcccagtgatcacagtgcctggcatatagcaggtgcttaacaaatgtttgatgACCCATCTTCCTGAAGTACTTAAAAATAATGGTTTCTGGGAAGAACGTGGGTCAAATCGAGAGAAACCCAATTTCTATGTGGTTCTCAAATGAATGGTCTGTGAAATGGAGTCTGCTTAATATTTTTAAGTCCATAAGCCATCCAACTTGACAACTTAGCAAAAGTATTATGAGATTTCTTATATTAAATTCTGAGACCCGGGGCAGGGGCATCTTCTTGGAAAAAAGGTCTAGAGGGAAAATTGAAGTGACTGCATCCTGCAATATATGTAaggttcataaatttagagctgaaaagagacTCAAGAGTCTAAAAAAATTTCTTCTACCACCACCTGACATGTAGATaaggaagtgaaggaaagaaCTTCCATGAACTGGGGAAAATGTTATAGCTGCAATTTCCAATAAAGCCAAATGCATCCCAATCAATTTTGTACCAAATAGCTGTTAATTCCACATCTTTACTGTGATGAACATTAAATAAGTTCACAGTGTTTGCTGCTCTGCTGACAAGAAATTTCCTTGTTTCCACTAAACTTTTTCAGTGTTATGTCCTAGGACAGTTCAAAGTTTATAGATGGTCTAAAAGACTGTGACACTGGCACATTTCTCATCACTATCAATTAGGACTGAGAGCCATAGTATAAATTTTTTGTTTGATGGGTTGCTATAGCCAAAGAATTGCCACCAACTGAATAGAAAGCCTACTCACACACAAAGCCTGTCCAGGATGGCAAAAGCTGCCAGTCCTTGTACTACCATCAGCAAAGCTTTCtagaaacaacaaaatgaagCACTGAAGATGGACTACAATACAATATTCAAGTATGAGCAGGCAAAGTCTTTAATTAGGGACTCTAATTTGAAACAGTGATTCCTAGGGGGAAATtcagacttaaaatttttttcgtATAATTTATCAGATATACTGTTCTATTTTATTAACTTAACTTTCCTTGGACTTCTCAGCAATAATGAGAATGTGGGGAAGTCTTCATTGCTAGAGAAATTAAGCACTAAGGAACGAGTTTCTTGTTCTTAAATCAGAGGTAATACACACAAATACTATGGGGAGCTCTCTGAATTTATTCCAAACAATACTTTTTTGGTGAAGATTTAAAATAACTCATGATATAATCCATAAAGgaataaaatttcattaaatgACATTAAAACTGATGGAAAAAACCATCTATTTAAGAATTTCAGGAAAGTGAAAAACTCATTCAtactttaaatacacacacatatttgtgtatatgtatgtatgtacatgtaataTATGCATAAAAGCTCATGAATGAAAATAccttacataatttttttaaatttcacaattACATACCAATGTGGCTTTCATTGTTACATAAATATAAGTTGCCTTCCTGAAAGGCCAGCattatttatttacaaaaaaatttgCATTCCACTGATGGAAATCTATAGACAATAACACTACTATACTTTTACTTCTTTCCAGAATAACTCTTCAACTAACTAGAAATAAGCAGTgaataatgggaaaagaaaatcagTTCTTTTAGAATATATACCTTGCATAATGttgatttaataatttatttgtgCATCCACAAGACTGAACAGTTATTACCTTGTTCCAGTAACTCGCTTATAGTTGTCTTTGGAATGGACAGCTAAAATActgactccagaaccaatgtTCACAACCAGTAGTGGATATGGGTCGTCTAAGTTAAAAGGCATCTTTTGGCATCTTTCAGGTTCTGAGGCATTGCCAAAATAATAGCATTCTGCCTGCCCATTAAAACTGACAGAATCTATATATAGCAAGCCCTTTACAAGGCAGTCAAGTTCATCCAGTTTGTGCAGCTGGAGGTTTCcaatctgttttaaaaaaaaagaaagaaaaaagcagccatttaaaaaacaaactatatatcaAGCATTCAAGTAAGCTCAATGCTACTATGTTAGACTTTGATTTTGGTTGTCTGTCCAAAATCATGTGCAACATTAGATGTTTTCAACACTTGAAACAAAACTGCCATTTATAACCCACTCTGTAGAACTTAAAGGTTTGGTGGAAAGAGTGATGTCTTTAAACTAAGAGGTGAATTgcatgtgatgttgggcaagtcacttaaccctcctggggacttagtttcatcatctgtaaagagagttttggaccagatgacccctGAGGTTCTTTCTAGCACTAAATCAATGCTATTATGATCTGTTACCAAAAATGTCATTAGCTCTTATTAAGCCTTGTTTCAGAATTTCCAAGTTACcccatttaaaaatcttaataatgTGAACCTTATATCCCATCACAGTTTTTTTCTGATCTTCATTTCCTATTTCTACTTCTGGTACTATATTTGCTACTCATCTGGTAGGCTCTACTACATTAGAAATGCTTTAGAATACagattacttttaaaaacaaGCAGGCCAGTGAAATTGGTTTATAAAGCGTATAGAGGAGAGTAAATCATAAAAGTGAGGAAGAGGCTAGGTTGCAGATGACTTTAAATgcgaaacagaaaattttatattctatCTTGGAGATAGcaaggagtcactggagtttattgagtaggagaggtggaatatatatatatatatatatggtcaaCTCTGTCTTAAGACAGCTGAATGGTGGATGGATTGGGGAGTGAGAgttaaggaaaccaattataaggTTACTGCAATTGCCTAGGTGATGAGGACGTATACAACAAAGATGGtagaagtggagagagagagacagagagaaagagagagtgtgtgagtgtgtgtgtgtgtgtgtgtgtgtgtgtgtgtgtaagactaTGAGGGTCAAAATGATCTGACAGATTGGACATGTAGGGTGAGTGAAAGTGATGAGCTGAGGATGATACTTAAAGTCTAGGTAACTAGGCAGATGGGGTACCCCTTGTgacaggaagaaaattatgaagagggGGAATTTCAgacagaaaaataatgaattattttggttttaaagAGACTTTCCATTCCCCATACATTAGTAAAGAAGTGAAGTCCACATATATCCTGCACATACTaaaatatgtacatgttgtctcccccagctGAATGTAAACCTCCTTAGGAGTAGggattgttcaattttttttgtctttaatctCAAGAGCACATTGGAggaacttaagaaatgcttgctgattagtGTATATGtgataacatttaaataaaacattttatatctaAATAATAAACATAGTAATATAACATAAATAGAAATAATGTATAAACTAATTTTTGTAACTTTTTATAGAATCAGAGAACTGTGgacttgttaaaaaaaacaaatcaaactcCAGAGATCATATAGACCAAGCCCCCATCAAATGCCACATCTGAGGAATCACAGGTACTATCAACTCTTCAATACTTATTTTAACAGAGATGACAATCTAGGATAATCAGAAACAGCATCTAACCACCTCAGGGATGAAAGCATGGTAGAGATGGTAGTAAGGAAATAGAACTGGAACTTGCTGAATGGCAAAGAAATTCACCCAAGCTTTCAGGACAGGAGGCACTGGTCCAAGAGAAGTTTTTGACAGGGTGAAGGTATCCTACTCATCAATTTATCTGTATAGCATTAACTAGGAATGGATTATAAAACAGACAATTCAAGGACAATTTTATGTAGCCTGCTAGGTCTTTGAAGCAGATTTCCCATcttaaataggtcttttttccccccttttcttgcagggcaatgagggttaagtgacttgcccagggtcacacagctagtgtcaagtgtctgaggctggatttgaactcaggtcctcctgaatccagggccagtgccttatccactgtgccacctagctgcccccttaaataggTCTTTCAAAACACACTAGAAGCCCCTATAGGATGGGAGTGTTGGGGCAGAGTACTATAACAAATGTAATAATCAGTCATCAAGTTTCAACTTCATCTAGAGTTGCTCTTGGAAACCATTTGAATCATGGACCTAGAGCTCTGTATCTGTGCAATAATATATATCACACAAATGTTCTACCTTCTTAAATCCACATACATTCTCTCAGTACACACTAGCTTAATAATGGGGCTAAGTAGCTCAGGCAATAGGTAAGGTAGCTTGATATTAAAGCAAGAATTAGTTAGacttataataattttttaacagTTACCTACCGTGCGAAAATCTTTTTCAAATTTGTAAGCACCACCTCCAGTAGCACATAGCACCGTGTGTAATGTTGAGAAGTTTTTATCTCTCCCCATTTGGATAAAAGTAGGCAGGTCATGGGTTGGAAATCTGATAAAGTGCAAGTTTCCTCTTCGGCCAAAGAGTGTCAAATCCTTCAGTTCAAGATGAACATCCCTAACTCCGGTCAACCCATAGGCTACATTAGAAGTCAGATATTTCCggatactttttaaactttcaacttcttcttgctcttcctctgCTGTGATATCAATGGGTTCAAAATATGCAAGTTTTACAAGAGTGCCTCCTATGTCCATGCCAAACCATGGGAAAGCTGTAAAtataagaaatgactgaaatcaACACTGATCTTTCAGAAACCAAGCATCATGTTAGTCAGTCACAACATCCAACTTTTGTTTTAGAGATTAGGTCTCCCTATCTTGTCCAGGATGAAGTACAGCAAACGACTCACAGACCTGGCCCCACCAGATGATCAGCAGAGGTTTGACTTGGCTCAGCCTCCAACCCGAACCATTTCACTTGTCCTTAGACAGTCTGGTAGCCCTTCAGCTTCTGTGGGCTCACCATACTGGTGTCAGACTTGGTGTGTACCCCAAGTGACTTTAGCCCTACTGAAGCTCAGAACAACTGATCTTGAGCAATCCACCAGGATTAGCCTCTCTGGTCAATTTCTCAGGGATTACAAACCACCACACACATATCAACCACCTGTGTTGAAATACTATTTTCACTACAAACTAGTCTACTAATGCTTTTTCCCCTCAACTAAAAAACTCTAGACTTGGAAGGAACATTAGTTATCAACTATAATCCAATTCTCTCATGTTGCAGATGAGTAAAAGAAGCCCAGAAAAGCCAAACTTTTACCCTAGGTCTGAGAGTAATTAGTAGAAAAGATGAACCTGGTCTTAGTGTTACTTAAGCACTATTTTCCAAAACAATGCTGCTGAATAAATTGGTTTTtgtcacatttcttttcattgaaatGGAGTTATCTAATCAAGAAAACAAATGCTACATATACAAGATCTTCTTCAAtgtaccataccataccatattgTATTAGCACAGGATACTAGGTTAGTCTAATACAAATAACCATGGCAAGGCTATTAGTTCAAGTCCACTTAAGCACTGTGTTGTAAATCAGGAAGGACTTATGTCTCTGGGACCTTAAACAAGGAAGCTGATACAGATCATCTCTAAGGGACCTTCCAACTATAAAATTCAATTACACAATGTGATTTGTGTAACTTTTATATAATATGTACTTGAGATATTATTGTACCTTTGTTCTCAAGATTTCTGAAACTTAGTATTACATATATCTAGCTACAAATCATAAATCAgatactggagacttactgtaggaaagctccaccattgCAAACACTACAGAAATAGGTTTTACACAAATTCTTTAGTATTTTAGTGTATCCTTTTAAGTCTGTTTAAAACACCAACTGATTTCCAAGGAAAAATTAAGGagaaatttccttatttcttattcCACAactccacttttcttttttaacctttcctAAGAATATCTCCATACTCCACTTActtgaaacatacattttcattcattttgaggTGGGAGACAGGAAATACATGATTCAATGAGGAGGGATTCTAAACTTCTCCACTTCAGAACCTGTACACTGACtaagcttaataaattatttcaaaaagggGGCAAATGAGCTAAGGACTTTAAAAGCATAAGATTCAGTTGTAAAGAAAACTATCATATGGTAACAAGTTTTATTACTATCCCAGACCAGTATAAACAGGAGAaggatataaaggaaaaggaataaacattcaagtaacacctgctatgtgcctgCACTGCACTAAGCCTTTAAAAaccatttcatttaattcttacaactctgaggtaagcaatattagtcccattttacagctgaggaaactaaggcagatagatagaagttaagtgaattctCCAGGATCAAACAACTTATAAGTGTCAAAAGACACAGAGGCACACAGCTCTA is drawn from Dromiciops gliroides isolate mDroGli1 chromosome 2, mDroGli1.pri, whole genome shotgun sequence and contains these coding sequences:
- the PANK3 gene encoding pantothenate kinase 3, producing MKIKDAKKPSFPWFGMDIGGTLVKLAYFEPIDITAEEEQEEVESLKSIRKYLTSNVAYGLTGVRDVHLELKDLTLFGRRGNLHFIRFPTHDLPTFIQMGRDKNFSTLHTVLCATGGGAYKFEKDFRTIGNLQLHKLDELDCLVKGLLYIDSVSFNGQAECYYFGNASEPERCQKMPFNLDDPYPLLVVNIGSGVSILAVHSKDNYKRVTGTSLGGGTFLGLCSLLTGCESFEEALEMASKGDSTHADKLVRDIYGGDYERFGLPGWAVASSFGNMIYKEKRESVSKEDLARATLITITNNIGSIARMCADNEKINRVVFVGNFLRVNTLSMKLLAYALDYWSKGQLKALFLEHEGYFGAVGALLGLPNFS